The following coding sequences are from one Elusimicrobium minutum Pei191 window:
- a CDS encoding ATP-binding protein — MKKTIALTGGPSGGKTTALSILKEAFGQKVELVKEAATLIYSGGYPRKDNSPRHTFHGQRIIYFVSKELEALAQETSNANVIVCDRGTLDGAVYWPYGVEDFLKEMNTTKENEFKRYDLVIHLSPPMDKSFYQETSVRTETLEKALEVDQKILDIWQGHPNRVVIERTADYFEKAKIIKNLVAQIVNSQE, encoded by the coding sequence ATGAAAAAAACAATTGCATTAACCGGAGGCCCGAGCGGCGGTAAAACAACGGCCTTATCAATACTTAAAGAGGCGTTCGGCCAAAAAGTTGAACTTGTTAAAGAAGCGGCTACATTAATTTACAGCGGCGGTTATCCCAGGAAAGACAATTCCCCCAGACATACGTTTCACGGACAGCGCATAATTTATTTTGTATCCAAAGAACTTGAAGCCTTGGCGCAGGAAACTTCGAACGCTAACGTAATAGTATGCGACCGAGGAACGCTTGACGGTGCGGTTTATTGGCCTTACGGCGTGGAAGATTTTTTAAAAGAAATGAACACCACAAAAGAAAACGAATTTAAAAGATACGACTTGGTAATACACCTTTCCCCCCCTATGGATAAAAGTTTTTACCAGGAAACAAGCGTGCGTACCGAAACATTGGAAAAGGCGCTTGAAGTTGACCAAAAGATATTAGATATTTGGCAAGGCCATCCAAACAGAGTAGTTATAGAAAGAACAGCCGATTACTTTGAAAAAGCCAAAATCATAAAAAATTTAGTAGCTCAAATTGTAAATTCACAGGAGTAA
- a CDS encoding type IV pilin protein, whose translation MKANIKKGFTLIELLVVVLIIGILAAIALPQYQKTADKSRLIGLLPLCKAIKDAEERYFLMTGEYTLDFDNLDVEMPSGSSSSTTSRRSYSNGDYFNLVADTPSTTWAVYGRNSKVLKDFLLRVTLDNGKSNGKIYCYAYNENKRAHGVCKSLGGKLSSTGCSSTGPCSYYQIL comes from the coding sequence ATGAAAGCAAATATAAAAAAAGGATTTACCTTAATAGAACTTTTGGTGGTAGTTCTTATTATAGGTATTTTGGCCGCCATAGCTTTACCCCAATATCAAAAAACTGCGGACAAGTCACGCCTGATAGGCCTGCTGCCTTTATGTAAAGCTATTAAAGACGCCGAGGAAAGGTATTTTCTTATGACGGGGGAGTACACCTTGGATTTTGATAATTTAGACGTTGAAATGCCCTCCGGAAGCAGTTCCTCCACAACAAGCCGCCGCTCATATTCCAACGGTGATTATTTTAACTTAGTGGCCGACACGCCAAGCACTACTTGGGCGGTTTACGGACGCAACTCAAAAGTGCTTAAGGATTTTTTATTAAGAGTAACCTTAGATAACGGAAAAAGCAACGGCAAAATATATTGTTACGCCTATAATGAAAATAAAAGGGCGCACGGGGTATGCAAATCTTTGGGTGGTAAATTATCAAGCACAGGGTGCAGTTCAACGGGACCTTGCAGTTATTATCAAATATTATAA
- a CDS encoding HEAT repeat domain-containing protein has protein sequence MKKIFLFIFICLFAAGLSAQDKETLKPIMARNLTTEQDFYNAITIFSRTHDQNLMFASAAALIDSVPPAKFENNILSVILSPTADSIKVFFGAVILSSMDSGNKDLIDIVSSGLSSQDSIVKGYAAASLALLGGLDKKNADLIIGLYSFDKVFALKALNALTGYKEKELVKLVKKAAKSKDSSVRKGAAQMLGTFTGEDSTKALFAMLKTESDSDIISDIAFSLSRRPDLAAPGIKKCLSTDSSKKIALGCSLTLGFMEADGIDIIREGLKSSDENTRINSLRAVSVKAKALSEYKGKIADMDLEKQNLKSLIPLIAAMKNDPSKKVSEIAEQTGRAFINLL, from the coding sequence ATGAAAAAAATATTTTTATTTATTTTTATCTGTTTGTTCGCGGCTGGGCTGAGCGCGCAAGATAAAGAAACGCTTAAACCTATAATGGCCCGCAACTTAACTACCGAGCAAGACTTCTATAACGCTATAACAATTTTTTCAAGAACACATGACCAAAATCTTATGTTTGCTTCGGCAGCCGCGCTTATTGATTCCGTGCCTCCCGCTAAGTTTGAAAATAATATTTTAAGCGTTATTCTTTCCCCTACGGCTGATTCTATTAAAGTATTTTTCGGTGCGGTTATTTTATCTTCTATGGACTCTGGCAACAAGGACCTTATTGATATTGTAAGCAGCGGCTTAAGCAGCCAAGACTCCATTGTAAAAGGTTACGCAGCCGCAAGTTTGGCTTTATTAGGCGGGCTTGATAAAAAGAATGCGGATTTGATTATCGGTCTTTACAGCTTTGACAAAGTGTTTGCTTTAAAAGCTTTAAACGCTTTAACCGGCTACAAAGAAAAAGAGCTTGTTAAATTGGTAAAAAAAGCGGCTAAAAGTAAAGACAGTTCCGTAAGAAAGGGCGCCGCGCAGATGCTTGGCACTTTTACCGGGGAGGACAGTACAAAAGCGCTGTTTGCCATGCTTAAGACGGAAAGTGACTCAGACATTATTTCCGATATAGCGTTTTCTTTAAGCAGAAGACCTGATTTAGCCGCACCGGGTATAAAGAAATGTCTTTCAACGGACAGTTCCAAAAAAATTGCCTTAGGATGTTCTTTAACACTGGGCTTTATGGAAGCGGACGGTATTGATATTATTAGAGAAGGGTTAAAGAGTTCTGATGAAAATACCAGGATAAATTCTTTGCGCGCCGTTTCCGTAAAAGCAAAAGCGTTGTCTGAATATAAAGGTAAAATTGCCGATATGGATTTGGAAAAGCAAAATTTAAAAAGTTTAATTCCTTTAATAGCGGCTATGAAAAATGACCCCAGTAAGAAGGTAAGCGAAATTGCCGAACAAACAGGAAGGGCTTTTATTAATTTATTGTAG
- a CDS encoding M23 family metallopeptidase, with protein sequence MKEKIKNTVSFCKICYSKVEKGLFYLMLLCIVLCSIAIFLIMRDKKAQRNAIIPPPNTSVREQNMQKTLLYNHLEQTGLDKILIYNIVNKLDTVMHTRKIRPQDSFMLVTGDDNAFKMLVVTRDLTRYYVAALEDGELIAGIIDIEVKTRQKTAYGTIYSSLFASMQSEGMTVPLIVAFTDIFSWNIDFNSETRKGDTYSIIWDEDYTVTGMVVDQHILAAKYEGGMAGKNYAFGFEGDFYDKDGKVTKKMFLKSPISFKGVRITSRFNPRRMHPILRIRRPHLGIDYAAPVGTPVETIADGVVTFVGWKGGFGNYIEVKHANSFVTTYGHLKSFNVKKGEKVKQGKVIGYVGSTGLSTGPHLDFRISEHGKFQDFLKMKNRNSAVSEIAKDKMKEFEVARDKYLETLNKLDEKLKTPAHIENAPEDTIQEGEL encoded by the coding sequence ATGAAAGAAAAAATAAAAAATACGGTTAGCTTTTGCAAAATCTGTTATTCTAAAGTAGAAAAAGGGCTTTTCTACTTAATGCTGCTTTGTATTGTTTTATGTTCCATTGCTATCTTCTTAATAATGAGAGATAAAAAAGCGCAAAGAAACGCTATTATACCGCCGCCTAATACCTCTGTACGCGAACAGAATATGCAAAAGACGCTTCTTTATAACCACCTTGAACAAACAGGTTTAGATAAAATTCTTATTTATAACATAGTAAATAAACTTGATACTGTAATGCATACGCGTAAAATAAGACCGCAAGATTCATTTATGCTTGTTACCGGCGATGACAACGCCTTTAAAATGCTTGTGGTAACACGCGATTTAACAAGGTATTATGTAGCCGCGCTTGAAGACGGTGAATTAATCGCGGGAATTATAGACATAGAAGTAAAAACAAGGCAAAAAACGGCTTACGGCACCATATACAGTTCTTTATTCGCCTCCATGCAGAGCGAAGGAATGACTGTGCCTTTAATAGTGGCTTTTACGGACATTTTTTCTTGGAATATCGATTTTAATTCCGAAACCAGAAAAGGCGACACGTACAGCATAATTTGGGACGAAGACTACACCGTTACCGGAATGGTGGTTGACCAGCATATACTTGCCGCAAAATATGAAGGCGGTATGGCCGGCAAAAACTACGCGTTCGGCTTTGAGGGTGATTTTTACGACAAAGACGGCAAAGTAACAAAAAAAATGTTTTTAAAATCACCGATAAGTTTTAAAGGTGTAAGAATAACATCGCGCTTTAATCCGCGCAGAATGCACCCCATACTTCGCATAAGACGCCCGCATTTAGGCATTGATTACGCCGCGCCTGTGGGCACGCCGGTTGAAACAATAGCCGACGGCGTTGTAACCTTTGTGGGCTGGAAGGGCGGTTTTGGCAATTATATAGAAGTTAAGCACGCTAACTCATTTGTAACCACTTACGGGCATTTAAAAAGTTTTAATGTTAAAAAAGGGGAAAAGGTTAAGCAGGGTAAAGTTATAGGGTATGTAGGCTCCACGGGATTAAGCACCGGACCGCATTTGGATTTTAGAATAAGCGAACACGGCAAATTTCAGGATTTCTTGAAAATGAAAAACAGAAATTCCGCAGTAAGCGAAATAGCTAAAGACAAAATGAAAGAGTTTGAAGTTGCCAGAGATAAATATTTGGAAACTTTAAATAAGTTAGATGAAAAACTAAAAACCCCTGCGCATATCGAAAATGCGCCGGAAGACACCATCCAAGAGGGCGAGCTATGA
- a CDS encoding SEC-C metal-binding domain-containing protein, producing the protein MIWNPFKKKEDAQKQNTSSADQAKTQPGKKESIEEKIEREFATLPGPVKKQMSDPAVKARFIEIAKRMEKDGVDFKNIKQMKKWIKAHESELKEEHQNGHKIQTVVKSDDEKIGRNDPCPCGSGKKYKKCCGSAS; encoded by the coding sequence ATGATTTGGAATCCGTTTAAGAAAAAAGAAGATGCCCAAAAGCAAAACACATCTTCGGCCGACCAGGCAAAAACCCAACCGGGAAAAAAGGAATCTATTGAAGAAAAAATAGAACGCGAATTTGCCACTTTACCGGGACCTGTAAAAAAACAAATGTCTGACCCTGCCGTTAAAGCGCGGTTTATTGAAATTGCCAAACGCATGGAAAAAGACGGCGTGGATTTTAAAAACATCAAACAGATGAAAAAGTGGATAAAAGCCCATGAATCCGAACTTAAAGAAGAACATCAAAACGGACATAAAATACAAACCGTGGTAAAAAGCGATGATGAAAAAATAGGACGCAACGACCCTTGCCCTTGCGGCAGCGGTAAAAAATACAAAAAGTGCTGCGGATCCGCTTCATAA
- a CDS encoding Rne/Rng family ribonuclease, producing the protein MSKTSTGLKVEVLANTSFEETRVAIVENGRLAELMWERRGAVNIVGNIYKATVENVLPGISSAFVNIGYEKNAYLYISDVLGDEKKNIEKVIKKGQEIMVQVVKDAIGTKGMKITMDVTLPGRFLVLTPHQSFVGVSKNIEDNQERHKLNDMVQELAEKYLHGMGCIVRTEAEEATKDELEREVKYLYRQWQSILNKFETLPSPSILHEDMDAVLQVSRDILSENIEVYYLDNKKDYENVLDFVSKNSPELKDKIKLYKGKTPIFEAFNIESEIDNLRKTKISLPNGGSIIIQEAESLCAIDVNTGKFTGSKSQEETVTQTNIEAAQEVAHQLRLRNIGGIVVIDFIDMKKASNRHRVVEALADAVHRDRAKIRILPITRLGLVEMTRERKKESTGSLLTEECPQCHGSGRVLSAESMRIKIQREIYDLTQGRPGGNLRIVLHPELADQIKHQQSVIEQNIHRSMKIQSDAQLSWEDYKIVLE; encoded by the coding sequence ATGAGTAAGACATCGACGGGATTAAAAGTGGAGGTGTTAGCCAACACCTCTTTTGAGGAAACAAGAGTTGCGATTGTGGAAAACGGAAGGCTTGCCGAACTTATGTGGGAGCGCAGAGGCGCCGTAAACATAGTAGGCAATATTTATAAAGCTACGGTAGAAAATGTTTTGCCCGGCATTTCAAGCGCGTTCGTAAATATCGGTTACGAGAAAAACGCGTATTTATATATTTCAGACGTGTTGGGAGATGAAAAGAAAAATATTGAAAAAGTAATTAAGAAAGGGCAGGAAATTATGGTGCAGGTCGTAAAAGACGCGATAGGCACAAAAGGCATGAAAATTACAATGGACGTAACGCTGCCGGGCAGATTTTTGGTTTTAACGCCGCACCAGAGTTTTGTGGGCGTGTCAAAAAATATTGAAGACAACCAGGAAAGGCATAAATTAAACGACATGGTGCAAGAACTTGCCGAGAAATATCTTCACGGCATGGGCTGTATAGTGCGCACAGAGGCTGAAGAGGCTACCAAAGACGAACTTGAAAGGGAAGTTAAATACTTATACCGCCAGTGGCAAAGTATTTTAAATAAATTTGAGACTTTACCTTCACCTTCTATTTTGCATGAGGATATGGATGCGGTTTTGCAGGTATCGCGCGATATTTTATCTGAAAATATAGAAGTTTATTACCTTGATAATAAAAAAGATTATGAGAATGTTTTGGATTTCGTTTCCAAAAACTCGCCTGAACTTAAAGATAAAATAAAACTTTATAAAGGCAAAACGCCGATATTTGAAGCCTTTAACATTGAGTCGGAAATAGATAATTTAAGGAAAACAAAAATTTCTCTTCCCAATGGCGGTAGTATTATTATTCAGGAGGCCGAATCTTTGTGCGCCATAGACGTTAATACCGGTAAATTTACTGGCAGCAAATCGCAAGAAGAAACTGTTACCCAAACAAATATTGAAGCCGCCCAGGAAGTCGCGCACCAGCTTCGCCTTAGAAACATAGGCGGCATTGTGGTTATCGATTTTATTGATATGAAAAAGGCGTCTAACAGGCACCGTGTGGTAGAAGCTCTTGCCGATGCTGTTCACAGAGACAGGGCCAAAATAAGAATTTTACCTATTACCCGCTTAGGCCTTGTTGAAATGACAAGAGAAAGAAAAAAAGAAAGCACAGGCAGCCTTCTTACAGAGGAGTGCCCGCAGTGCCATGGTTCAGGCAGGGTGCTTTCGGCCGAGAGTATGCGCATTAAAATACAGCGTGAGATTTACGATTTAACCCAAGGGCGCCCAGGCGGTAATTTGCGAATAGTTCTTCACCCCGAACTGGCTGACCAAATTAAACACCAGCAAAGCGTTATCGAGCAAAATATACACCGCTCCATGAAAATACAGTCCGACGCGCAGCTTTCCTGGGAAGACTATAAAATAGTTTTAGAATAA
- the buk gene encoding butyrate kinase, with protein sequence MEHNILVINPGSTSDDIGYYKGPKTVFEESARYSQEELDSFAGKELSEQIPLRRKFLLDVLKKHEINLNEIDAVIGRGGLLKHIEGGIYTINEAMLADLKRGYNGHHPSNLGGILAREIAESLGKPCFIADPVVVDEMEPLARYTGFKEIKRKSIFHALNQKRVAITAAKELGKKYKECNFIVMHGGGGVSVGAHKKGKVIDVSDGFEGAGPMTPQRSGVLPSLELVEMCFSGQYTIQELRKKMRGRGGMIAHTGTSDIADLYNYISSGKKKPGSTINCSREAAQEAFDAMIYQISKEIGAMATVLKGDVDAIILTGGLAYNEYLVNMIKERTGFITDKFFVYPGGDEKAALKEAAARALENPEIIKQYK encoded by the coding sequence ATGGAACACAATATTTTAGTTATAAATCCAGGGTCAACCTCGGATGATATAGGCTATTACAAAGGCCCAAAAACCGTATTTGAAGAATCAGCAAGATATTCTCAAGAAGAGTTGGATTCATTTGCAGGCAAAGAACTTTCCGAACAAATTCCTTTAAGAAGAAAATTTTTATTAGACGTTTTAAAAAAACATGAAATCAATTTAAATGAAATAGACGCCGTTATCGGCCGCGGCGGGCTGTTAAAACATATTGAAGGCGGCATTTATACAATTAACGAAGCTATGCTTGCCGATTTAAAAAGGGGTTATAACGGCCATCACCCGAGCAATCTGGGCGGTATTTTGGCGCGTGAAATCGCCGAATCTTTGGGCAAACCATGTTTTATAGCGGACCCTGTGGTAGTGGACGAAATGGAGCCTCTTGCCAGATACACAGGATTTAAAGAAATAAAAAGAAAATCAATTTTTCACGCTTTAAACCAAAAACGCGTGGCTATTACCGCAGCCAAAGAACTGGGCAAAAAGTATAAAGAATGCAACTTTATAGTAATGCACGGCGGCGGCGGCGTAAGTGTGGGCGCACATAAAAAAGGTAAAGTTATAGACGTGTCTGACGGCTTTGAAGGCGCAGGCCCGATGACTCCGCAAAGAAGCGGCGTTTTACCCAGTTTAGAGCTTGTTGAAATGTGTTTCAGCGGGCAGTATACAATACAGGAGCTGCGTAAAAAAATGCGCGGCCGCGGCGGCATGATAGCGCATACGGGCACTTCCGATATTGCGGATTTATATAATTATATTTCCTCCGGGAAAAAGAAGCCCGGCTCAACAATCAATTGTTCAAGAGAAGCGGCGCAGGAAGCATTTGACGCCATGATTTACCAAATCTCAAAAGAAATAGGCGCTATGGCTACCGTACTTAAAGGGGATGTTGACGCTATTATTTTAACAGGCGGGCTTGCCTATAATGAATATTTAGTTAATATGATAAAGGAAAGAACAGGATTTATTACGGATAAATTTTTTGTGTATCCCGGAGGCGATGAAAAGGCCGCTTTAAAAGAAGCCGCCGCGCGCGCTTTGGAAAACCCTGAAATAATTAAACAATATAAATAA
- a CDS encoding DUF2344 domain-containing protein — protein MRIRYARGKYMQQGEISAAWRDAVLKSALPYAAAEKINKSWPRLTFGPPLAQGVLSNAEYVDLYFTQNVKESEVKQNILFGSDKGIKILEVKSIPYQFPSVANLTDAVEYEVRGIQKYNPVKLEEFLSGKNIFITVNQENISLEIDIKPYIYKALADGDTLKIILQTVNGKSQRVELFLARWLNLDFPLPGEGFKKTEVEIIKQKLYYANSLGGYSEV, from the coding sequence ATGCGTATTAGGTACGCGCGCGGTAAATATATGCAACAGGGCGAAATAAGCGCTGCGTGGCGTGACGCTGTTTTAAAATCCGCTCTGCCTTACGCCGCGGCGGAAAAAATTAATAAAAGCTGGCCCAGACTTACTTTTGGGCCGCCTCTAGCCCAAGGGGTTTTAAGCAACGCCGAATACGTGGATTTATATTTTACGCAAAATGTTAAAGAAAGCGAAGTAAAACAAAATATTTTATTTGGTTCTGATAAAGGAATAAAGATTTTGGAAGTAAAAAGCATTCCGTACCAGTTTCCTTCAGTGGCAAATTTGACGGACGCGGTTGAGTACGAAGTTCGGGGAATACAAAAATACAACCCCGTAAAGTTGGAAGAATTTTTGAGCGGTAAAAATATTTTTATTACGGTCAACCAGGAAAATATCAGCCTTGAAATTGATATTAAGCCTTATATTTATAAGGCACTGGCAGACGGAGACACTTTAAAAATAATACTTCAAACCGTTAACGGTAAATCCCAAAGAGTTGAGCTGTTTTTAGCCAGGTGGCTTAATTTGGATTTTCCTTTACCGGGCGAAGGTTTTAAAAAAACAGAAGTAGAAATTATTAAACAAAAGTTATATTACGCTAACTCTCTTGGCGGGTACAGCGAAGTATAA
- a CDS encoding RNA methyltransferase, which translates to MITIILVKPRNPNNIGASARAMANFGLSDLRIAGAHIPNLEEAQAAVGAEDLLKKAKIFDNLQDALADCNFAFAATSLKNRNTQKEIVSLPNINNHIKRGKIAVVFGSEKTGLSVKDIELCDAVLNIPTTTKQPSVNLAQAVNLVCYETAKTKNFKTLKQQKTNLPSFKDIDLLTADILELFDRKEFKKELTKTDRELLIKNILKSSSLSKKQLFIIKKFLNLLK; encoded by the coding sequence ATGATAACGATAATACTGGTAAAACCGAGAAACCCCAATAACATAGGCGCCTCCGCGCGCGCTATGGCAAATTTCGGGTTAAGCGACCTAAGAATCGCAGGCGCGCATATCCCTAATTTGGAGGAAGCGCAAGCTGCCGTCGGGGCTGAGGATTTATTAAAAAAAGCTAAAATTTTTGACAATTTGCAAGACGCTCTTGCCGACTGCAATTTTGCCTTCGCCGCGACAAGCCTGAAAAACAGAAACACACAAAAAGAAATTGTTTCGCTGCCAAATATAAACAACCATATTAAAAGGGGCAAAATTGCCGTTGTGTTCGGCTCCGAAAAAACGGGTCTTAGCGTAAAAGACATTGAACTTTGCGACGCTGTTTTAAATATACCAACAACAACAAAACAGCCTTCTGTAAATTTGGCGCAGGCGGTTAATCTTGTGTGTTATGAAACAGCAAAAACAAAAAATTTTAAAACTTTAAAACAGCAAAAAACGAACCTGCCTTCTTTTAAAGATATTGATTTGCTTACCGCTGATATTTTGGAATTATTTGACAGGAAAGAGTTTAAAAAAGAGCTTACAAAAACTGACCGGGAACTGCTTATAAAAAATATTTTAAAAAGTTCGTCATTATCAAAAAAACAGCTTTTTATTATTAAAAAATTCCTTAATTTGTTAAAATGA
- a CDS encoding phosphate acyltransferase, producing MKFKNFTDLITQVKGKSNRVVVPGANNSEALEAIKMADENGLISSGILIGPEAQVKEMMSAIGLKEDKFTFIECADVPTMCNLAVEQIIKGNGDFLVKGLVDTKYYMKAILNKEAGLVPEGAILTHFVLFEAAKYKKMFAVSDSAILISPTLEQKVKIINNAVSVFNKIGVENPKVSMVCPVEKVNEKIPSTVDAAALVEMNKKGDIKGCVIEGPYDVYMTFSKELAAEKGIKNAEIPGDVDLCVLPDLDAANPLYKALTFFGEGVKAATILVGAKIPVILPSRADAPNTKLNAIALCSFLKDQK from the coding sequence ATGAAATTCAAAAATTTCACCGACCTTATTACCCAGGTCAAAGGCAAATCGAACAGAGTTGTAGTGCCCGGCGCTAACAACTCGGAAGCGTTAGAAGCTATAAAAATGGCTGATGAAAACGGACTTATAAGCAGCGGTATTTTAATAGGCCCCGAGGCGCAGGTTAAAGAAATGATGTCCGCCATAGGATTAAAAGAAGATAAATTTACATTTATAGAATGCGCCGACGTTCCTACAATGTGCAACTTAGCGGTTGAACAAATTATTAAAGGCAACGGCGACTTTTTGGTAAAAGGTTTAGTTGACACCAAATATTACATGAAAGCTATTTTAAATAAAGAGGCCGGCCTCGTCCCTGAAGGAGCCATACTTACGCACTTTGTTTTATTTGAAGCCGCGAAATACAAAAAAATGTTCGCTGTTTCGGATTCGGCTATATTAATTTCCCCCACGCTTGAACAAAAAGTAAAAATTATTAATAACGCCGTAAGCGTGTTTAATAAAATAGGTGTTGAAAATCCCAAAGTATCAATGGTTTGCCCCGTGGAAAAAGTTAATGAAAAAATTCCCAGCACGGTTGACGCCGCCGCCTTGGTTGAAATGAATAAAAAGGGCGATATCAAAGGCTGCGTTATTGAAGGACCTTATGACGTTTACATGACGTTTTCAAAAGAACTTGCGGCTGAAAAAGGCATTAAAAACGCCGAAATACCGGGCGACGTTGACCTTTGCGTCCTGCCTGATTTAGACGCGGCCAATCCGCTTTATAAAGCGCTTACATTCTTTGGCGAGGGTGTTAAAGCGGCCACAATACTTGTAGGAGCTAAAATACCGGTTATTTTACCGTCAAGAGCGGACGCTCCCAACACAAAATTAAACGCGATAGCGCTTTGTTCTTTTCTTAAAGACCAAAAATAA
- a CDS encoding N-acetylmuramoyl-L-alanine amidase encodes MKKVLISFVLLCMSAFAFSNEVNIFDSGKSKGSVRSYINYSTVFVDAQAMAKKLGGESQFFAQSKQMRIKIKSFTAVINAGKTEIIVNGQQEKLSLPAEITKSKIYIPVDFFLHKALSEALGRQLLFSDGKFCLERFYNIEYLNSETFNTHSIVVFDMKKDLPFTKTVKNKRVAEVEIQGGIFKRIGTVRLKDKFINNFTVKKCGDNECIRFLTSPKTDGWSLEKEGRNLVFKAWEKGFGAAAADASLPAVKREDNISQSDDEDDDGEILAEDSFFSSSAVVIARAKPSAVQTTSKNTKRKMKIVIDPGHGGKDPGATRKYSSTEKDINLWIAKELYALLKKKGFDVKLTRDNDTFLALNQRSKISNEFDADLFVSIHANASKKTAAQGFEVYFRSEKATDSEAAETAAFENEALQYEDTKINLAFADKLLQFLAVNEYINESSKLAGHVRNSVKATAGTGIRVNPNSSIKQANFYVLKGVDSPAILVECGYISNPSDRKQLNTKAVRNKLAEGIYKGILSYAKAEGWQ; translated from the coding sequence ATGAAAAAGGTTTTAATAAGCTTTGTACTTTTATGTATGTCCGCTTTTGCTTTTTCCAATGAAGTCAATATTTTTGACAGCGGAAAAAGCAAAGGTTCGGTTAGATCATACATAAACTACTCCACTGTTTTTGTAGACGCCCAGGCTATGGCCAAAAAACTAGGCGGCGAAAGCCAGTTTTTTGCCCAATCTAAACAAATGCGTATTAAAATAAAATCTTTTACCGCGGTTATCAACGCCGGTAAAACGGAAATCATTGTTAACGGGCAGCAGGAAAAACTGTCTTTGCCTGCTGAAATTACAAAGTCAAAAATTTATATTCCGGTTGATTTTTTTCTGCATAAAGCATTATCGGAAGCATTGGGAAGACAGCTTCTTTTTTCAGACGGGAAGTTTTGCCTGGAAAGGTTTTATAATATTGAATATTTAAATTCGGAAACATTTAACACGCATTCAATAGTTGTTTTTGACATGAAAAAAGATTTGCCTTTTACAAAAACGGTTAAAAACAAACGTGTGGCGGAAGTAGAAATTCAGGGCGGTATTTTTAAACGTATAGGAACAGTAAGGTTAAAAGATAAATTTATAAATAATTTTACCGTAAAAAAATGCGGCGATAATGAATGTATACGTTTTTTAACCTCCCCAAAGACTGACGGCTGGAGTTTGGAAAAAGAAGGGCGTAACCTTGTTTTTAAAGCTTGGGAAAAGGGGTTTGGAGCCGCTGCTGCGGACGCGTCTTTACCTGCCGTTAAACGAGAAGACAACATTTCCCAATCTGATGACGAAGACGACGACGGGGAAATCTTGGCGGAGGACAGTTTTTTCTCATCCTCAGCGGTCGTAATAGCGAGGGCAAAACCTTCTGCCGTGCAAACAACTTCTAAAAACACAAAACGTAAAATGAAAATCGTTATCGATCCCGGCCACGGCGGTAAGGATCCCGGCGCTACAAGAAAATACAGCTCAACGGAAAAAGATATAAACCTTTGGATAGCGAAAGAGTTGTACGCTCTTCTCAAGAAAAAAGGTTTTGACGTAAAACTTACTCGTGATAACGATACTTTTCTTGCGCTGAACCAACGTTCCAAAATATCTAATGAGTTTGATGCTGATTTGTTTGTTTCCATACACGCCAACGCTTCAAAGAAAACTGCCGCGCAGGGGTTTGAAGTTTATTTCCGCTCGGAAAAAGCCACAGACTCCGAAGCCGCCGAAACCGCTGCGTTTGAAAACGAAGCCTTACAGTATGAAGATACAAAAATTAACCTTGCTTTCGCTGATAAGCTGCTTCAATTTTTAGCGGTTAATGAATATATTAATGAAAGTTCCAAACTGGCGGGGCATGTGCGCAACAGTGTAAAAGCAACCGCGGGCACAGGGATAAGAGTTAACCCCAACAGCAGCATAAAACAGGCTAATTTTTATGTGTTAAAAGGCGTTGATTCACCCGCTATACTTGTAGAGTGCGGGTATATAAGCAACCCTTCAGACAGAAAACAGCTTAACACCAAGGCCGTAAGGAATAAACTGGCGGAAGGTATTTATAAAGGAATACTTTCTTACGCTAAAGCCGAAGGATGGCAATAA